TTGCTGTGCCTGGCGCTGGCAGTGTTTTTGATTTTGCCCTGGACGGGGTTTCTGGGGGTGCGGCACTGGCTGCCGGCAGTGAGCGTCAGCGTGGCGGCGGCGGCCATGCTGGCGGTTTTGGGGCTGTGCCTGAGCCTGGTTTTTCATATCTATACGGGGCGGCCTTTGCCGGGCGGCGGCGGCGTGCGGCACATGACGGTGCGGCTGTTTTTTCCGCTCATGGAGATGCTGGCCAAGCTGGTGGGTCTGGACCGGGCGGCGGTGCGGCGGTCGTTTGTCAAGGTCAACAACGAAATGGTGCTGGCGGCGCGCGAACCGGTGCGGCCGGAGCAACTGCTGGTGCTCTTGCCCCATTGCCTGCAGCGCAGCGCCTGCCCACACCGGTTGATGCACAATGCGGACCACTGCCGCCGCTGCGGGGCCTGCCCGGTAGGGGCGCTGCTGGACCTGCGCGACGCCTACGGGGTGCGGCTAGCCATTGCCACGGGCGGCACCATTGCCCGGCGCATCGTGGTCCAGGCCCGGCCGCGCTGCATTATTGCCGTGGCCTGCGAACGCGACCTGACCTCCGGCATTCAGGACAGTTACCCTGTCCCTGTGTTTGGCGTGCTTAACGAGCGGCCCCACGGCCCCTGCCTGGACACTTTGGCGCCGCTGGACGCCATTGAGGCCGCCATCAGGCTGTTTCTGGGGCTGGGCCCTGCGCCGGGCCGGATGGTTGCCGGGTCTGTGGCGGCGGCAAGCAGCGCGCCGGGGAGCAAATAATGGGTTTTCCAAAAGGGTTCGGCAAGTTGCGGGTTACGGCCCGCAATGCGGCTTTGCGGACTTTGCTGCTGACGGACGCGGGTATGCCCGTGCAGGCGGCCCTGGATATGGCCTTAGGTGCGGCCCCGCACGCCCCTGCGGGACAGGTTGGCAGTGCAGCCTTTGGCACGGCTTTGGCGGCGCGGGACCGGCATTTGTGCGCAGAACTGGCTTACGGCTGTCTGCGGGCGGAAATCCGCATTGATTATGTGCTGGGACGGGTATTGCCCAGGCCAGGAGGTCTGCCGCGCCCCTTGCGGCACATTTTGGCTTTGGGGGTCTATGGACTGCTGCTGCAGGACAGAACGCCCCCCCACGCCGTGCTGCACGAGGCCGTGGAACAGGCGCGGACCCTGTACGGACCACGGCTGGCCGGTCTGACCAACGGCGCGTTGCGTTCCGTGCAGCGCTTGGGAGAAGCCCCGCGCCATGAGGATTTTTACCGTCAGGGGGCGGCGGACCCGCTGGGCGCGCTGGCCCTGTTCTGCGCGGCTCCGGACTGGCTGGCCCGGCTCTGGGCGCGGGCCTATGGCGAAGCGGACGCGGCCCTGTTGTTGCGGCGTTCCTGCGGCCGCCCCTGGAGTGGACTGCGGGTCAATGCCCGCCGCCCTGAAGGCGCCGCCTTGCTGACGGCCTTGCGCGCCCTGCCCGGCGCGGCGGCCGTGGGCGATTGGGGCGTGGCCTTGGGGCCGGGGGAGCTGCCGGAAAGCGTGATGGATCGGCCGTTAGCCCACTGGCAGGCCCAGGGGGCGCTTTCGTTTCAGTCCGCAGGGTCGCAGCGCGTCCTTGCGGCCTTGGACCTGTACGCGCTGGAGGGCCCGGTGTGGGACATGTGCGCGGGCTACGGCGGCAAAACTGCGGCTTTGCTGGAGCGCGGCGTGGCCGTGGGCCTTTGTACGGACAGCAGCTTCGGGCGACTGCGGGCCCTGCCGGGGCACTGCGCTCGTCTGGGTCTGCACCTGCCGTCCGTGTGCCTGCCGCCCGTGTGCCTAGCGGACGCCGCGCGTCCGCCCCTGGCCCGCTGGCCCGGCTCTGTGCTGCTGGACGCGCCCTGTTCCGGCCTGGGCGTGCTGGCCCGTCGGCCGGACATCCGGCGTCGGGGGCCGGAGCGCCTGGCGGCGCTGACCGCCCTGCAAGGCCGGTTACTGGAGCGGGCAGCTGCCTTGCTGGAGCCTGGCCGCTGCCTGGCCTACATCACCTGCACCCTCAACCCCGACGAAAACGAGGGGGTCGTGGCAGGCCTGTTGCGGCAACATCCCGACCTGCGCCTGGAACAGCGCTGGCAGACCCCTCACGACCATCCTTGGCTGGAAGGCATGTTTGGCGCGCTGCTGCGGCGGCGGGCATAGGGCGAATACTTTGCGGGGGAGGGGACTTTTTTACTAAAAAGCGTCCCCTCCCCCGCACGTCCTTCCTCACAAAAACTTTCCCCTGCCGCAAGGCGGGAGAAAGTTTTTGCAGGGTGCAGAAAGGATTTGTTACTGCTTTCTGGGTTCCTTGGTCAGGTCGTCGGAGGCGCTTTTGGCGTGCTGCACCAGCAGGGCGCGGGCGCCGGGCACCTGGCCCAGACCCTTAAGGTTGGCGGTCACCTTGAAGCCCGCGGCCTTGAGCTGAGAGGCCCAGGAATCGGCTTCGTCTCCGGCCAGGTCGTTGCGGGCATGGTCGCCGGCCACCAGCATGAGCGGCGCGATGACCACAGACTTGACCTTGGCGGCCTTAAGTTCTTTGAGCAGGTCGTCGAAGCTGCGTTCGCCTTCTACTGTGGCCATGAAAACATGTTTGTCCTGGTTGTGG
The sequence above is a segment of the Desulfovibrio legallii genome. Coding sequences within it:
- a CDS encoding RsmB/NOP family class I SAM-dependent RNA methyltransferase → MGFPKGFGKLRVTARNAALRTLLLTDAGMPVQAALDMALGAAPHAPAGQVGSAAFGTALAARDRHLCAELAYGCLRAEIRIDYVLGRVLPRPGGLPRPLRHILALGVYGLLLQDRTPPHAVLHEAVEQARTLYGPRLAGLTNGALRSVQRLGEAPRHEDFYRQGAADPLGALALFCAAPDWLARLWARAYGEADAALLLRRSCGRPWSGLRVNARRPEGAALLTALRALPGAAAVGDWGVALGPGELPESVMDRPLAHWQAQGALSFQSAGSQRVLAALDLYALEGPVWDMCAGYGGKTAALLERGVAVGLCTDSSFGRLRALPGHCARLGLHLPSVCLPPVCLADAARPPLARWPGSVLLDAPCSGLGVLARRPDIRRRGPERLAALTALQGRLLERAAALLEPGRCLAYITCTLNPDENEGVVAGLLRQHPDLRLEQRWQTPHDHPWLEGMFGALLRRRA
- a CDS encoding DUF116 domain-containing protein, which translates into the protein MAFLRKSPYSLPPAQYGGARKRVFIGLMLGSCLLLCLALAVFLILPWTGFLGVRHWLPAVSVSVAAAAMLAVLGLCLSLVFHIYTGRPLPGGGGVRHMTVRLFFPLMEMLAKLVGLDRAAVRRSFVKVNNEMVLAAREPVRPEQLLVLLPHCLQRSACPHRLMHNADHCRRCGACPVGALLDLRDAYGVRLAIATGGTIARRIVVQARPRCIIAVACERDLTSGIQDSYPVPVFGVLNERPHGPCLDTLAPLDAIEAAIRLFLGLGPAPGRMVAGSVAAASSAPGSK